The Vicia villosa cultivar HV-30 ecotype Madison, WI linkage group LG1, Vvil1.0, whole genome shotgun sequence genome includes a region encoding these proteins:
- the LOC131594631 gene encoding uncharacterized protein LOC131594631 yields MDGVLLMNELLDWSKRYKKSFFLLKVDFEKAYYSVSWDYLKLVFNNMGFGDKWNIRLEKCVFKSHMSILVNGSPTKDFMVHKGLRQGDPLSLFLFVLAMEGLAALVRKSVALGDFKPFKYGEEEKVEILQFAEDTIILGEPSSDNLWSLKVLLRGFETVSGIVVGANPIRRKVWLKVLNNIKSRLSSWKGRNISIGGKVTLINAVLNAIPSFALSFYKAPGLVIKEIRSLIISFLWRGNANRRCIHWFNWDTVCKPKEMGGLGIRDVGEIKKALLLKWKWRILTEDKAIWSRFLESNGFMRTADAAPFITSSTVIKAQWE; encoded by the exons ATGGATGGGGTTTTGTTGATGAATGAACTTCTTGATTGGTCCAAAAGATATAAGAAGAGTTTCTTTTTGCTTAAGGTCGACTTTGAAAAGGCATACTACTCTGTTTCTTGGGATTACCTTAAATTGGTTTTTAATAATATGGGGTTTGGGGATAAATGGAACATAAGGTTGGAAAAGTGCGTTTTCAAGAGTCATATGTCCATTTTGGTGAACGGTAGCCCAACAAAAGATTTTATGGTTCATAAGGGGTTGAGGCAAGGGGACCCTTTATCTCTGTTCCTTTTCGTATTAGCTATGGAAGGATTAGCTGCTTTAGTGAGAAAATCGGTGGCTTTGGGTGACTTCAAACCATTCAAGTATGGCGAAGAGGAGAAAGTGGAAATTTTACAATTCGCGGAGGACACCATCATTCTTGGAGAACCTTCAAGCGACAATCTATGGAGTTTGAAAGTGTTGTTAAGAGGGTTCGAGACTGTTTCGG GTATTGTGGTGGGCGCGAATCCTATAAGGAGGAAAGTGTGGTTGAAGGTTCTCAATAACATCAAAAGTAGACTCTCTTCGTGGAAGGGTAGAAATATCTCTATAGGAGGTAAAGTGACGCTCATTAACGCGGTCCTAAACGCAATTCCTTCCTTTGCGCTTTCTTTCTACAAAGCGCCGGGATTGGTCATTAAGGAAATAAGAAGTCTTATTATCAGTTTCTTATGGCGTGGCAACGCGAATAGGAGATGTATCCATTGGTTTAATTGGGATACAGTTTGTAAACCAAAAGAGATGGGtggattggggattagagatgtGGGCGAAATAAAGAAGGCGCTTCTTCTCAAGTGGAAATGGAGAATCCTTACGGAAGACAAGGCTATTTGGAGTAGGTTCTTAGAG AGTAATGGATTTATGAGGACAGCCGATGCAGCTCCTTTCATCACTTCTAGTACTGTCATCAAGGCACAATGGGAGTAG